The Pseudomonas sp. R4-35-07 genome contains a region encoding:
- the pgaA gene encoding poly-beta-1,6 N-acetyl-D-glucosamine export porin PgaA has protein sequence MLPIHSLSASGRLRLLIGAALCSQLLMPAYAVADPAYDALIIQARNGHFTPALTQLRQLSAERQTPGQVSDHLVIAGWAGQDAEVLKVYEAQGKNRNLTSQALATVARTYRNQKQWAQAEAVYRQALLREPNNIDLQLGLALTQADGGKATEAVQRLRALVAAQPNDPNRRMALGYALSRAGLNYDALFEFDQAFIRAGDKPDVAREYIVALQKARLPEAALRLSAKRPGLVDAVTQRRLEGDLAAERVRIAEFATRTEKERYVVADRALNDYDRLIARWAPDASAHDDVVRWRIDRLGALKARARTAEVIREYQTFTGEGVQLPTYALRWVAASYLDQRQPEKAEPLYRQVLTAPDADASYRVDDSTALFYALLESDKVEDARQVANTLAKEQNPRVELKGLPIGNPNDNWMDAQQLAAQAGTFGGDLPGSEASLEALVAKAPGNVGLRIAQADMYRARDWPRRAEGTLKETEAQAPRDIGLEVSQAYTAMDLQEWRQMDALTDDVVARNPDNRQVQRLRRLRDVHDMAELRVEAYTGKSYGGGNDNDAGAVAGSRDWGIESVIYTPPIDEDWRLFAGAGYATADFSEGTGQHRWQRVGVERRTRDMTIEAEVSNHSYGDGSKQGAAVSIARDINDHWQYGGSVGYLLTTTPLRALNDGVTANGGSGFIRWRANESREWKLTLSPSHFSDGNDRFEALLSGREGLYSSPHVQVDLGLEVGASRNSKEDTAYFNPKSDFTVLPMINVNHVLYHRYETQWSQQFQIGAGTYSQRDYSTGGIGLIGYGQRFRWNDVLEMGANLSLISRPYDGDRERDLRLLVDLTYRF, from the coding sequence ATGTTGCCAATCCATTCACTCAGTGCATCAGGCCGGTTGCGGTTGCTCATCGGAGCAGCCCTGTGCAGCCAATTGCTGATGCCCGCCTACGCCGTGGCCGATCCTGCCTATGACGCGCTGATCATTCAGGCCCGCAACGGCCACTTCACGCCGGCCCTGACCCAACTGCGCCAACTGTCCGCCGAACGTCAAACCCCTGGGCAGGTCAGCGATCACCTGGTGATCGCCGGTTGGGCCGGGCAGGACGCCGAAGTGCTGAAGGTGTATGAAGCCCAGGGTAAAAATCGCAACCTGACCAGCCAGGCGCTGGCCACGGTGGCGCGCACCTACCGCAATCAAAAACAGTGGGCCCAGGCCGAGGCGGTCTATCGCCAGGCGCTGCTGCGTGAACCAAACAATATCGACCTGCAACTGGGCCTGGCGCTCACCCAGGCCGATGGCGGCAAAGCCACCGAGGCGGTGCAACGTTTGCGCGCGCTGGTGGCCGCGCAGCCGAATGACCCCAACCGTCGCATGGCCCTGGGCTACGCGCTGAGCCGTGCCGGCTTGAACTACGACGCGCTGTTTGAGTTCGACCAGGCGTTTATACGCGCCGGCGACAAACCCGACGTGGCCCGTGAATACATCGTCGCCCTGCAAAAGGCCCGGCTGCCGGAAGCCGCGCTGCGCCTGTCGGCCAAACGCCCAGGGCTGGTGGATGCGGTGACCCAGCGCCGGCTGGAAGGCGACCTTGCCGCCGAGCGCGTGCGCATCGCCGAGTTCGCCACGCGCACCGAAAAAGAACGCTACGTGGTGGCCGACCGCGCGCTCAATGACTACGACCGGCTGATCGCCCGCTGGGCCCCGGACGCCAGCGCCCATGACGACGTGGTGCGCTGGCGCATCGACCGCCTGGGCGCGCTCAAGGCCCGGGCGCGTACCGCGGAAGTGATCCGCGAATACCAGACCTTCACCGGCGAAGGCGTGCAGTTGCCCACTTACGCGTTGCGTTGGGTTGCCGCGTCGTACCTCGATCAGCGCCAGCCGGAGAAAGCCGAACCGCTGTACCGCCAGGTGTTGACCGCACCGGATGCCGACGCCAGTTACCGCGTCGACGACAGCACCGCGTTGTTCTACGCGTTGCTGGAAAGCGACAAGGTCGAGGACGCCCGCCAGGTCGCCAACACCCTGGCCAAGGAACAGAACCCCCGCGTCGAACTCAAGGGCCTGCCGATTGGCAACCCCAACGATAACTGGATGGACGCGCAACAACTGGCCGCCCAGGCCGGCACCTTCGGCGGCGACCTGCCGGGCAGCGAAGCCAGCCTGGAAGCCCTGGTGGCCAAGGCGCCAGGCAACGTCGGCCTGCGCATCGCCCAGGCCGACATGTACCGCGCCCGTGACTGGCCGCGCCGCGCCGAAGGCACCCTCAAGGAAACCGAAGCCCAGGCCCCACGCGACATCGGCCTGGAAGTTTCCCAGGCCTACACCGCCATGGACCTGCAGGAGTGGCGCCAGATGGACGCCCTCACCGACGACGTGGTTGCGCGCAACCCGGACAACCGCCAAGTGCAACGCCTGCGCCGTCTGCGCGATGTACATGACATGGCCGAACTGCGCGTCGAGGCCTACACCGGCAAAAGCTATGGCGGTGGCAATGACAACGACGCGGGTGCCGTGGCCGGCAGCCGCGACTGGGGCATTGAAAGCGTGATCTACACGCCGCCCATCGACGAAGACTGGCGCCTGTTCGCCGGTGCCGGCTACGCCACCGCCGACTTCAGCGAAGGCACCGGCCAGCACCGTTGGCAGCGCGTGGGCGTGGAGCGGCGTACCCGCGACATGACCATTGAGGCCGAAGTGTCCAACCATTCCTACGGTGATGGCTCCAAGCAAGGCGCGGCAGTGTCGATTGCCCGCGACATCAACGACCACTGGCAGTACGGCGGCAGCGTCGGCTACCTGCTCACCACCACGCCATTGCGCGCCTTGAACGACGGCGTCACCGCCAACGGCGGCAGTGGTTTTATCCGCTGGCGCGCCAATGAAAGCCGCGAGTGGAAACTGACCCTCAGCCCGTCGCACTTCAGTGACGGCAACGACCGCTTCGAAGCGCTGCTCAGCGGCCGCGAAGGCCTCTACAGCTCGCCCCATGTGCAAGTCGACCTGGGCCTGGAAGTGGGCGCCAGCCGCAACAGCAAGGAAGACACCGCGTACTTCAACCCGAAGTCGGACTTCACGGTGTTACCGATGATCAACGTCAATCACGTGCTCTATCACCGCTACGAGACCCAATGGAGCCAGCAGTTCCAGATCGGTGCGGGCACCTACAGCCAGCGCGACTACTCCACCGGCGGCATCGGCCTAATCGGTTACGGCCAACGCTTTCGCTGGAACGACGTACTGGAAATGGGCGCCAACCTCAGCCTGATCAGCCGACCTTATGACGGTGATCGCGAACGCGATCTGCGCCTGCTCGTCGACCTCACTTACCGTTTCTAG
- the pgaB gene encoding poly-beta-1,6-N-acetyl-D-glucosamine N-deacetylase PgaB — protein MTVLSRCLLVLGVMLAAACAQQPAPYTPPAQRPTAPNEAPWPKNHFLGIAYHDVNDRDPDQTVVAVRTERLIEQLSWLRENGYQAVSVDQILAARNGGPELPPKAVMLSFDDGYTSFYTRVMPILRAYHWPAVLAPVGYWIDTPLNKPVDFAGSPRPRGEFLTWQQIREVSQSGLVEIAAHTDASHTGILANPQGNLEPAATSLRYDPATQRYETQAQFQARMRADVAAITQKIRSVTGKAPRVWVWPYGAAKGTSLAVVSEQGYQMALTLEDGLDSPGNLMNSPRFLVASDPDGEHFANSIVAAQTPAPLRVLHVDLDNVYDPDPAQQARNLDVLVQRVVDMGAGTVFLQAFADPKGDGLVHSLYFPNRHLPVRADLFNRVAWQLHTRAHAAVYAWMPVLSFALDPKLPRVTRWDPQSGKLGADPDQYKRLSPFDPQVRKIIGEIYEDLARNSAIDGVLYHDDAVLSDFEDASPAALKAYAANGLPGSIAALRADPATLQRWTRFKSRYLIDFTQELTTKVRAIAGPQVLTARNIFAEPMLNPASEAWFAQNLDDFLQAYDWTAPMAMPLMEGQSLENSNAWLEKLVATVKARPGALERTVFELQAKDWRTQQAPDINAVQMAEWMGVLKRQGVKSFGYYPDNFLENSPDLKTVRPALSNQWNP, from the coding sequence ATGACCGTCCTCAGCCGTTGCTTGTTGGTCCTGGGTGTAATGCTGGCCGCCGCCTGCGCCCAGCAACCCGCGCCCTATACCCCACCCGCGCAGCGGCCAACCGCGCCGAACGAAGCGCCTTGGCCGAAAAACCATTTCCTGGGCATTGCCTACCACGACGTCAATGATCGCGACCCCGACCAGACGGTGGTGGCGGTACGCACCGAACGCTTGATCGAGCAACTGTCGTGGCTGCGGGAGAACGGCTACCAGGCGGTCAGCGTCGACCAGATCCTGGCGGCGCGCAACGGCGGCCCTGAACTGCCGCCCAAGGCCGTGATGCTCAGCTTCGACGACGGTTATACGAGCTTCTACACCCGCGTGATGCCGATTCTGCGCGCCTACCACTGGCCCGCCGTACTGGCGCCGGTGGGCTACTGGATCGATACGCCACTGAACAAGCCGGTGGACTTCGCCGGCTCACCGCGACCGCGTGGCGAATTCCTCACCTGGCAGCAGATTCGTGAAGTGTCCCAGTCGGGCCTAGTGGAAATCGCCGCGCACACCGACGCCAGCCACACCGGGATTCTGGCCAACCCCCAGGGTAACCTGGAGCCGGCGGCGACCTCGCTGCGCTACGACCCGGCGACCCAGCGCTATGAAACCCAAGCGCAGTTCCAGGCGCGGATGCGGGCCGATGTGGCGGCCATCACGCAGAAAATCCGCAGCGTGACCGGCAAGGCGCCCCGGGTTTGGGTATGGCCGTACGGCGCGGCCAAAGGCACGTCCCTGGCGGTGGTCAGCGAGCAGGGCTACCAGATGGCCCTGACCCTGGAAGACGGCCTCGACAGCCCCGGCAACCTGATGAACAGCCCACGCTTCCTGGTGGCCTCCGACCCGGACGGCGAGCACTTCGCCAACAGCATTGTCGCGGCGCAGACCCCGGCGCCGCTGCGCGTATTGCACGTTGACCTGGACAACGTCTACGACCCCGACCCGGCCCAGCAGGCGCGCAATCTCGACGTACTGGTCCAGCGGGTAGTGGACATGGGCGCCGGCACGGTATTCCTGCAGGCCTTCGCCGACCCCAAGGGTGACGGCCTGGTGCATTCGCTGTATTTCCCCAATCGTCATCTGCCGGTGCGCGCCGACTTGTTCAACCGCGTCGCCTGGCAATTGCACACCCGCGCCCATGCTGCGGTGTATGCGTGGATGCCGGTGCTCAGTTTCGCCCTCGATCCCAAGCTGCCACGCGTGACCCGCTGGGACCCGCAAAGCGGCAAGCTGGGCGCCGATCCTGATCAGTACAAACGCCTGTCGCCGTTCGACCCGCAGGTGCGCAAAATCATCGGCGAGATCTACGAAGACCTCGCCCGCAACAGCGCCATCGACGGTGTGCTGTACCACGACGACGCCGTGCTCTCGGACTTCGAAGACGCCAGCCCCGCCGCGCTCAAGGCTTATGCGGCCAATGGCTTGCCGGGCAGCATCGCGGCCTTGCGCGCAGATCCGGCAACGCTGCAGCGCTGGACCCGCTTCAAGAGCCGCTACCTGATCGACTTCACCCAGGAATTAACCACCAAAGTCCGCGCCATCGCCGGGCCGCAGGTGCTGACCGCGCGCAACATCTTCGCCGAGCCGATGCTCAACCCGGCCAGCGAAGCCTGGTTCGCGCAGAACCTCGATGACTTCCTGCAGGCCTATGACTGGACCGCGCCGATGGCCATGCCGCTGATGGAAGGCCAGTCGCTGGAGAACTCCAACGCCTGGCTGGAAAAACTGGTCGCTACCGTCAAGGCCCGCCCCGGCGCGCTGGAGCGCACCGTATTCGAACTGCAAGCCAAGGACTGGCGCACCCAGCAAGCCCCCGATATCAACGCTGTGCAAATGGCCGAATGGATGGGTGTGCTCAAACGCCAGGGGGTCAAGAGCTTTGGCTACTACCCGGACAACTTCCTGGAAAACTCGCCGGACCTGAAGACCGTACGCCCGGCCCTTTCCAACCAGTGGAACCCTTGA
- the pgaC gene encoding poly-beta-1,6-N-acetyl-D-glucosamine synthase, whose translation MFDRILALFVLALVLGVPLGLIFLVTGQFLMDFVFFYPLFMSALWIAGGLYFWLHWERHWPWKEDTPAPTLAGNPLISIIIPCYNEGDNVADTMAAALAQVYPNIEVIAVNDGSSDNTAAVLDALALQHPRLRVLHLAQNQGKAVALRMGAVAARSEYLVCIDGDALLDKNAAAYMVAPMLDNPRLGAVTGNPRVRTRSTLIGRVQVGEFSSIIGLIKRTQRVFGRIFTVSGVVVAFRKKALNRIDYWSTDMITEDIDVSWKLQLDHWAIFYEPRALCWILMPETVGGLWKQRLRWAQGGAEVLFKNIRGIWQWRHRYLWPLLFEYCLSTGWAFTFLLSVFFWGLGKFMVLPQAITVVSLVPPAFTGLVLAMVCLLQFAVSILIDRRYEKDLWKTLFWTVWYPMVFWLVSLFTTLVSFPKVLFNQHQKRARWVSPDRGIKPAQEEA comes from the coding sequence ATGTTCGACAGAATCCTGGCTTTATTCGTGCTGGCGTTGGTATTGGGTGTGCCCTTGGGCCTGATCTTCCTGGTCACCGGGCAGTTCCTGATGGACTTCGTGTTTTTCTACCCGTTGTTCATGTCTGCGCTGTGGATCGCCGGCGGCCTGTACTTCTGGCTGCACTGGGAGCGCCACTGGCCGTGGAAGGAGGACACCCCGGCGCCGACCCTGGCCGGCAACCCGCTGATCTCGATCATCATCCCTTGCTACAACGAAGGCGATAACGTCGCCGACACCATGGCCGCCGCATTGGCCCAGGTGTATCCGAACATCGAAGTGATCGCGGTCAACGACGGTTCCAGCGACAACACCGCCGCCGTACTCGACGCGCTCGCGCTGCAACACCCACGCCTGCGCGTGCTGCACCTGGCGCAGAACCAGGGCAAGGCCGTGGCTCTGCGCATGGGGGCGGTGGCCGCGCGCAGCGAATACCTGGTGTGCATCGATGGCGATGCGTTGCTCGACAAAAACGCGGCGGCCTATATGGTTGCGCCGATGCTCGACAACCCGCGCCTGGGCGCCGTGACCGGCAACCCGCGTGTACGCACACGCTCAACCCTGATCGGCCGGGTACAAGTGGGCGAGTTCTCCTCGATCATCGGCCTGATCAAGCGTACCCAGCGCGTGTTCGGGCGGATCTTCACCGTGTCGGGGGTGGTGGTGGCGTTCCGTAAGAAGGCGCTGAACCGCATCGACTACTGGAGCACCGACATGATCACCGAGGACATCGATGTCAGTTGGAAGCTGCAGCTCGATCACTGGGCGATCTTCTACGAGCCGCGCGCGCTGTGCTGGATCCTCATGCCCGAAACCGTCGGCGGCCTGTGGAAACAGCGCCTGCGCTGGGCCCAGGGCGGCGCTGAAGTGCTGTTCAAAAATATCCGCGGCATCTGGCAATGGCGCCATCGCTACCTGTGGCCGCTGCTGTTCGAGTACTGCCTGTCCACCGGCTGGGCGTTCACCTTCCTGCTCTCGGTGTTTTTCTGGGGGCTGGGTAAATTCATGGTGTTGCCGCAGGCGATTACCGTCGTCTCCCTTGTGCCGCCGGCGTTTACCGGACTGGTCCTGGCAATGGTGTGCCTGCTGCAGTTCGCGGTGAGCATCCTGATCGACCGGCGCTACGAAAAAGACCTGTGGAAAACCCTGTTCTGGACCGTGTGGTACCCGATGGTGTTCTGGCTGGTGAGCCTGTTCACCACGCTGGTCAGCTTTCCCAAGGTGTTGTTCAACCAGCACCAGAAACGCGCCCGCTGGGTCAGCCCGGACCGTGGTATCAAACCTGCCCAAGAGGAGGCGTGA
- the pgaD gene encoding poly-beta-1,6-N-acetyl-D-glucosamine biosynthesis protein PgaD, translating into MKLVRTRQHLVMWIIDVLLTLLAWGGLVWLLARGMSAMLETHGGPRLEAPIFAALNTLQIYLWIALFNAVILIAWARYQQRKGRKFAQRRAEANALSDQHLSESFNLGAGDLEQLRRPGVLVIHNDEEGGVGEVKSHVSRDVERPGLALVPGSEKDKGIG; encoded by the coding sequence ATGAAACTGGTCAGAACCCGCCAGCACCTGGTGATGTGGATCATCGATGTGTTGCTCACCCTGCTGGCCTGGGGCGGCCTGGTCTGGCTGCTGGCCCGGGGCATGAGCGCCATGCTCGAAACCCACGGCGGCCCGCGCCTGGAAGCGCCGATTTTCGCCGCGCTCAATACCTTGCAGATCTATCTGTGGATCGCCCTGTTCAACGCCGTGATCCTGATCGCCTGGGCGCGCTACCAGCAACGCAAAGGCCGCAAATTCGCCCAGCGGCGCGCCGAGGCGAATGCGCTCAGCGACCAGCACTTGAGTGAAAGTTTCAACCTCGGCGCGGGCGACCTGGAGCAACTGCGCCGGCCTGGCGTGCTGGTGATTCACAACGATGAAGAGGGTGGGGTGGGAGAAGTGAAGTCCCACGTGTCCCGCGACGTCGAACGCCCCGGCCTGGCCCTGGTGCCCGGCTCGGAAAAAGACAAGGGCATTGGCTAG
- a CDS encoding ShlB/FhaC/HecB family hemolysin secretion/activation protein, protein MSLLMPRTRFLLCTVLLTCLGLNTAFAAPTPGDQDLIRDRQNRLLEEQQRRLQELQDLPGKAAKPEAPATPADTRCFPINDIELKGADSLPAADRERLLKPYIGQCLGVSQLNELLKAITDYYLGKGRVTSRAYLPQQDLSSGHLQVLVVEGKLEALKSAEGSTVTERELAMAFPGKVGEALNLREIEQLVDQLNRLPSKQAQMELTPGSQVGGSDVVVKNTPQKPWRASLSRNNDGQKSTGEQQWGAGLEWDSPLGLGDQLMLRGGHDAISDHQKTSKNTLLYYNVPWGWWNFSYSYNESDYRTYIVADNAKYKQDGDNQNHQLRAERVIHRDDVSKTSVNVGLAHLRTNNYLLDVRTAPSSNRLSELQLGINHGRRIGSAFVNLDLGMQNGIGLLDAQSQEERDPLGRRQPNSRYRKYTATVSYLQPFSLWGESFSFSSLATGQRSEDILFSPQRMSLGGSASVRGFKDQLLTGDSGGYWRNEVRWARPVTLDWMRPAFFEYGASVGYDQGVISNDRYNDNSHGRVSSNSLELFARGKHVSTSVTFAHSLERPGVVTEREAPIYFRMDFFL, encoded by the coding sequence ATGTCTCTGTTAATGCCACGGACTCGGTTTCTTCTATGCACTGTGTTGCTCACTTGCCTGGGCCTGAACACTGCATTCGCCGCCCCCACCCCCGGCGACCAGGACCTGATCCGCGACCGTCAAAACCGCCTGCTCGAAGAGCAGCAGCGGCGTCTGCAGGAACTCCAGGACCTGCCCGGCAAAGCAGCCAAGCCCGAAGCACCGGCCACCCCCGCCGATACGCGCTGTTTCCCGATCAACGACATCGAACTCAAAGGCGCCGACAGCCTGCCGGCCGCCGACCGCGAGCGCCTGCTCAAGCCGTATATCGGCCAGTGCCTGGGCGTGTCCCAGCTCAACGAACTGCTCAAGGCCATCACCGACTACTACCTCGGCAAAGGCCGCGTCACCAGCCGTGCTTACCTGCCACAGCAGGACCTTTCCAGCGGCCACCTGCAAGTGCTGGTGGTGGAAGGCAAGCTCGAAGCCCTGAAAAGCGCCGAAGGCAGCACGGTGACCGAGCGCGAGTTGGCCATGGCCTTTCCCGGCAAGGTCGGCGAGGCGCTGAACCTGCGCGAGATCGAGCAACTGGTGGACCAGCTCAACCGCCTGCCGTCGAAACAGGCGCAGATGGAGCTGACCCCCGGCAGCCAGGTCGGCGGCAGCGACGTGGTGGTCAAGAACACCCCACAAAAGCCCTGGCGCGCCAGCCTGTCGCGCAATAACGACGGCCAGAAAAGCACCGGCGAACAGCAATGGGGCGCCGGCCTTGAGTGGGACAGCCCGCTCGGCCTGGGCGACCAGTTGATGCTGCGCGGCGGCCACGACGCCATCAGCGACCATCAGAAAACCTCGAAAAACACCCTGCTCTACTACAACGTGCCATGGGGCTGGTGGAACTTCAGTTACAGCTACAACGAGAGCGACTACCGCACCTACATCGTGGCCGATAACGCCAAGTACAAGCAGGACGGCGACAACCAGAACCACCAACTGCGCGCCGAGCGGGTGATTCACCGCGATGACGTGAGCAAGACCTCGGTCAACGTCGGCCTGGCGCACCTGCGCACCAACAACTACCTCCTCGACGTGCGCACCGCGCCCAGCAGCAACCGCCTCAGCGAACTGCAACTGGGCATCAACCACGGGCGGCGTATTGGCAGTGCCTTCGTCAACCTCGACCTGGGCATGCAAAACGGCATCGGCCTGCTCGACGCCCAGTCGCAGGAAGAGCGCGACCCGCTCGGCCGCCGCCAGCCGAATTCGCGCTACCGCAAATACACCGCCACCGTCAGCTACCTGCAACCGTTCAGCCTGTGGGGCGAGTCGTTCAGCTTCAGCAGCCTGGCCACCGGCCAACGCAGCGAAGACATCCTGTTTTCGCCCCAGCGCATGAGCCTCGGCGGTTCGGCCTCGGTGCGCGGCTTCAAGGACCAATTGTTGACCGGCGACAGCGGCGGCTACTGGCGCAACGAAGTGCGCTGGGCACGCCCGGTGACCCTCGACTGGATGCGCCCGGCCTTTTTCGAATACGGCGCCAGCGTCGGCTACGACCAGGGCGTGATCAGCAACGACCGCTACAACGACAACTCGCATGGGCGGGTCTCCAGCAACTCCCTGGAACTGTTCGCCCGCGGCAAACACGTCAGCACCAGCGTGACCTTTGCCCATTCGTTAGAAAGACCTGGGGTCGTGACCGAGCGCGAAGCGCCGATCTACTTCCGCATGGATTTCTTCCTGTAA